Genomic DNA from Dehalogenimonas lykanthroporepellens BL-DC-9:
ACCAACTGGAAGAGGCAGAACCGGATATCCTGGCCTATACCGCTTTCCCCCGGGAACACTGGCGGCAACTGTACTCTACCAATCCCCTGGAGAGACTGAATAAGGAAATCAAGCGCCGCAGTAATGTGGTCGGCATCTTTCCCAACAGCCAATCGGTAATCAGGCTGATTGGGGCGGTGTTAATGGAACAGCAGGACGAGTGGGAGGTCGGACGACGCTACTTTTCTTTGGATTCGATGAAGAAAACGCTGGAAGGGGCGCAGGAGGAACCCCTGATCATGGCTTTACCAGCTTGATTATTCGGGAAACCACCAATGATGAATTTACACCACTTGACGGGACACTACCCGTTCAGTCAATTACCGCCGGCCGGGTTCTGCCACCGCAGGCGGGATATGATAGAATAACTAATTAGCGTTTTGACGTTAAATAACATGTAATCCGCTCCTTCAGGAGCACTGACAAGAGGTTAAACAGATGTTCAAGAAACTTTTCGGCGGCATGATGGATTCCAACGAAAAGGAAATCAAACGGATTCAGCCGCTGGTCGAAGAAATAAACGCCCTGGAAGAAGAGTTCCAGGCGCTGTCGGATGAAGCTCTCAGGGCAAAAACCCGGGAATTCAAGGAAAAAGTTCACGAGGAATACCGGTTGCTCTCCGATGACATCGACACTTTGCGGAATCAGCTGGCAGTCACTGTCGGTCCGAGCGAACGCAACAAGATAAAAGATAGAATCATCACCCTGGAAAACTCGTGCTTCGAGGAGGTACTGCCGGCGGCTTTTGCCGCGGTGCGGGAAGCCGCTCGTCGAACCCTGGGTCTGCGCCATTACGACGTCCAGATGATGGGCGGAGTCATTCTCCATGAAGGCCGCATCGCCGAGATGAAAACCGGTGAAGGCAAGACGCTGGTGGCTACCCTGCCGCTATACCTTAATTCCCTGCTGGGCCGGGGCGCTCACCTGGTGACGCAGAATGATTACCTTGCCCGTCGTGACGCCTACTGGATGGGGCCGGTCTATGACGCACTCGGCGTGACCGTGGCTTCCATCTATCCCATGCAGACCCCGGATGAGCCCCAGCCATCCCGTATCTACGACCCGTCATACAATTCCGGCGGGGACAACGACCCGTGGCAGCACTACCGGCCGGTCAGCCGGCAGGAGGCTTACGCGGCCGATATCACTTACGGTACCTCGGCCGAGTTCGGCTTCGACTATCTCCGCGACAATATGGTGCTGGATCTCAGGAACGCGGTGCAGAGAACCGATGGACCGTTTTTTGCCATCGTCGACGAGGTGGATAATCTGCTCATCGACGAAGCGCGGACGCCCCTTATCATCAGCGCCCCGGACGTGGAGGCCGGCAGGCTGTATGAAAGCTTTGCCAAGGTCGTCACCCGTCTGCGTTCCGGCGAAGACTACGAACCCAAGGCCAAGGAGCGGCAGGCGGAACTGACCGAAGAGGGCTGGATCAAGTTCGAAAACCTGGTTCGGCGTGAAGGTCTGCTCAAGGCCGACAGCGTCTATGACCCTCAGAACGCTTTTCTCATTCGTCATTTGCGCAATGCCCTGGCGGCCAAAGAGTTCTACCACCGCGACCGCCAGTATGTAGTCGACCGGGATCCGGACGGGGGACGGGGCATCGTCATCGTCGATGAATTCACCGGCCGCAAGATGGTCGGGCGGCGTTACTCCGAAGGTCTCCACCAGGCCATCGAGGCCAAGGAAGGCGTCAAGATTCGCCAGGAAACCAAGACCTATGCTTCCATCACCATCCAGAACTACTTCCGGATGTACGACAAGCTGTGCGGCATGACCGGTACCGCCCTGACCGAGGCCGAGGAATTCTCCCGAATCTACAACCTGGAAGTGGTGGCGGTGCCGACCAACCGGCCGGTCATCCGTCGCGATCAACCCGACCAGATATATAAGGACCTGTCCTCCAAGTTCAAGGCAGTGGTGCGGGAAGTCGAGGAAACCCGCGCCGCCGGGCGCCCGGTACTGCTGGGTACCGTGTCCATCGAAAACTCCGACCTGCTGTCCGATATGCTGAAGCGCAAGGGCATCCCACACGAAGTACTCAACGCCAAGAAGCATGAACGGGAAGCGTCGGTAGTGGCCGAAGCCGGCAAGCCCGGGGCCGTTACCGTGGCCACCAACATGGCCGGCCGCGGCGTGGACATCATCCTCGGCGGTCGGCTGGAAGGCTACGAACCACTGGCTGACCTCAAGGAACACCTGGGTGTCGAACTGGCCAAACTCCCGGTTGACCGGAGCCGTCTGGAACAACTCGGCTCCGGTCTGAGGCCGCTGGAAGCGGAAATTACCCGTCTGCAAGGCCAAGTCAATACCAAACGCCTGGAATTCATCCAGGAAGTCAAGACCGCTCCCGACACCGTCGGGCAGAGCGGCCTGCCGGCTGAAATCGAAGCCCTGGAAGCGCGCCTGGCGGGGGTGGCCGAAAAATACCTGTCGCTCTATGCCGAGGGTGTCGAAAAAATAGTCAGCCAGTTGCCGGAAAAGCCGCAGAAACTGGAATGCGATATCGATACCGGACTTTGTAAAAAAGTTATAGACCGGGATCGCCAACGGTTCCGCACCTGGCTGGAAAACTACGTCAAGGTGGTCAAAGCTGGCGGCCTGCACGTCATCGGCACCGAGCGACATGAGGCACGGCGCATCGACAACCAGTTGCGCGGTCGGGCCGGCCGGCAGGGAGACCCGGGTTCCTCACGCTTCTTCGTGTCGCTGGAAGACGACATCATGCGCCGTTTCGGCGGTGACATGGTTCGTGGTCTTATGGAGCGTTTCGGTTTCGATGAAAACACCCCCATCGAAAACAAGATGATCAGCAATTCCATCGAAAATTCCCAGAAACGGGTCGAAGGGTATAACTTCGATATCCGCAAGAATCTGGTCGAATACGATGACGTGGTCAACAAGCACCGGGAGGTTATCTACGGCGAGCGGCACAAGATACTGGCCGGGGCCGATCTCAAGGCGAATATCCTGGACATGGTCTATGAGGAACTCGACGCTATCGTCGATTCCCGGCTCTCGGGGCTGGATCATCATGACTGGGACCTCGACGGGCTGATGACCGACCTCGGCGGCATCATGCCCCAACCGGAAGGTTTCACCGCCGAAAACCTGGCCCGGATGTCATCGGAGGAAATAGTCGGTTTTCTGAAGAAGTCAGCCGAAGACCTCTACGACAGGAAAGAGCGGGAAATCACCCCGGAGGTGATGCGCCAGATAGAACGGCACCTGATGCTCCGGGTGATGGATTCGCTGTGGATAGAGCACCTGACCTTCGTCGAGCATCTCCGCCTTGAAGCCGGCTGGCAGACTTTGCGGCAGGTCAAGGCAGTGGATGCCTACAAAAACGAGGGCTTCAAGGCCTTCGAGGACCTGTTGGACGGTATCCGGCATGACGTGGTGCATACCATTTTCAAGGTACAGGTGGTCAAGCAGGGCGCCGGCGGCTCCATGCCGGCTAACGCTCAGGCCGGGCAGGCGCCGTTGACGGTGACTACTACCGCCGCGGGCAACGTATCATCGCCGATGCAGGCGGTGGCTACGGCTAAGAATGTGGCGCCGACAGCACGGGACGCCGAAGGCCATAAAGTCGGCCGTAATGATTCCTGTCCCTGCGGTTCCGGTAAAAAATACAAGAAATGCTGTGGCGCGTGAGGTGACCGGTTTCCGTCGATGAATGATGACAATGAACAGTCAATCGGCGTCACACCGTCAGCCGCCGCCGCTGTCGAACGTCTGCGGCTGGCGATAGCCGCCGGTCAGCACTGGTATCCGGCCATGCTGGAGGCGGCCGGCTACTGGCCCGAGGAGTGGGAATCCCTCGACGGCCGTATGTATCGCTACCTGATAGCCGGCGAGGCCTTTGACTTTCTTCTGCTGGCGGAGCGGCTGTCGGCGGCCGTGCCCGACCTGGTGCCGGAAAAAGAAAGAGTGGAACTGCTCTTCGAATCCCGGCCGCCGCGGGAAGTGACCGCCGCCGAGATGCGTCGCCTGATGGGGGACGTGCGCTATCAACAGCACCTGAATTTCTTCTACGGGGTGACGGTCGAAGAAGCCTTGATACTGACGATTCAGGATGAGATTCGCAAGGAAGAACGCTCGCTGGTCATCAAGGGCGGCGACACCCTGGAGGAAAGTTTCGCCCGGATTTACGATCGTTCCCGGACTGAACTGATGAAATCCTTCCGACTCAGCCGGGGGGAACGCCCCAACCGGTCACTGAAGCTGGGGGAATTCCGGGAGTTTACCTACTGGTTGTTCAAATACCGGTTGCGCTATGCCGACAAGGCCCGGGTGGCTTCCGATACCAAGAAAGCCCTGAACCGTCTGAAGCGATTTCCGGGCAGAAGCGGCGGTCCGGGGCTGGAAGAACTGCTGGGCGTTTAGTCTTTACCGGGCGGCGCCGGTGTGTGATGATTGAACTGGGCCAGGATGATGCCGGCGGCACTGGTCAGGATACTGAAGGACAGGAACTGATGCCGGTCGCGTAGAACCAGCCAGGCTAATACGGCCAGCTCGTAGAAGAAGAACTGGTTGAAGGCTTGTTGTTTTTCCAACGGTGACAGGTACTTCAATTCCGGTTGGGGAAAGCGGTTGAATGCCTCGAACAACGTCTGGTACAGCACCTCAGTCGGTTCGCTCAGTGAGACGGAAACCTTGAGTGCAGGGCGTTGTCCCAGCAGGTATTCCTGCAACGGGTCTACAATCTGCCGCAAAGAGGTCTTGAACCAGTCATCGAGTTTGACCATGGCGTCATCGACGTAGTCGCTCCGCATCGTCGGCAGGCCGAGGGTATTGGTGTGTCCCGGCAGTTAATCGTAAAAACGGTCAACGACATCAACTACCACCTGTTTCAGTCCCGCTGGATATTCCGATAATTCCTGACCCAGGAAGTTGCGGACAGCGCCGGGTGGATTTCCTCGATGAAGGGCAGGCGGCGCCGGGTCATGACCGGCTAGTCCTGACGCCGGTTGGCCAGATGGTAGAGTTTCTGATAGGAGGCGCCGAAGTCGGGGTTGGCCGCTTCCAGCGTGGTTTTCAACCGGGACATGCGGTCGATGAAATCCTGCCGGCGGCCGTCGGCCACCAGTCCGGCCCACTCGTCAGCTTTCTCACCGAACAGTTTCTCCATTTCCGGCAGTTCCGGCAGGTTAAGCTGGATGGATGCGTACAGCGACGGGTCTTCGGACAGCACGCTTTCCACCAGGGTCAGCAGGGCTTTATAGGTAATGCCGGAGGCGCTGTTCATCTCGGTCAGTTTATCCAGGCTGATCAGGGCGTCGGCGGTCACAATGGCGATGAAATGGGCCAGCCCCAGGGAGATGGACATCAGCCGGTCGTGTTCTTCCGGAGAGGTAACGCGCACCCGGGCGCCCTGGGCGGTCAGCCAGTCGCGGACTTCGTCCGCCAGGCGATTCTCGGCCTCGTCGGTCGGTGTCAGGATGACGTTCTGGCCGTTGAGGCTTTCAGCGCCCGGCCCGAAAGCCGGATGAACGCCCAGCACCTGCGCCCTGTTGAAATTGCGGTGCATGGCCGCTACCGGCATGACCTTGACCGAGGTCAGGTCGAAAACCAGCTGTCCCGGCCGTATGTGAGGCGCCAGTTGTTCACAGACCCGGCCGAAGACATCTACCGGTACCGAAATAATGACGATGTCGGCCCGGCCGGCGGTTTCCAACCGGTCGGTGGCGGCCACGCCCAGATTGACCGCCGCTTCGGCCAGTTTGTCCTTGTCGCGCCCGATGACGGTCACGGCGTGGCCTTCCTGCTTGAGCAAACGGGCGAACCAGGCGCCCATCTTGCCGTACCCGCCCACGATGGCTATGCTTTTCATCTTACCTGGCCCTCGGATAGGAACCCAGAATCTTGATGAACAGAACGTGTTCCTCCAGTTGCGGCAGGGCCGCCTGGAAATTGGCGTCCTGCCGGTGTCCCTCGAAATCCATGTAGAAATTATATTCCCAGGCTTTCTTGCGGGTGGGCCGGCTTTCAATCTTGGTCAGGTTGATGGCATGTTCGGCCAGCACCCGCAGGAATTCGTACAGCGCCCCCGGCCGGTGCTTGACGGCGAAGACCACCGAAGTCTTGTCATCACCCGACGGCGGGGCGTCCTTGCGGCCGATGGCGAAGAACCGGGTGAAGTTGTTGGGGTTGTCCTGGATGTCTCGGGCCAGTATCTTCATACCGTAAATGGCCGCGGCCCGTTCACCGGCGATGGCCGCGCCGTCAGTTATTTGTTTGTCCTTGATCAGTTTCACCGAACCGGCAGTATCGTAAGTGGGAATCAGTTCGAAGTTGAGCTGGCGCAGGAAATGGCCGCACTGCCCCAGCGCCTGGGGGTGAGAGTATATCCGGCGCACCGAATCCAGCGTGGCCTCGGGATGGCCGATAAGGCAATGGTTGACCCGCAGGTGCAGTTCCCCGGACACCAGCAGGGAAGATTCCAGCATCAGGTCGTAGGAACGGGAGATACTGCCCTCGATGGAGTTTTCCATGGGGATGATGCCGAACTGAACGGCGCCGCTTTCCACTTCTCTGAAGACGGCTTCCAGTGTTTCAAACGGCCGGACGGAAGCCCGGGAGCCGAAATACTGCCAGGCGGCCTGCTCCGAGTATGCGCCCGGTTCACCCTGGAAGGCGACGCTT
This window encodes:
- a CDS encoding preprotein translocase, SecA subunit (KEGG: det:DET0434 preprotein translocase subunit SecA~TIGRFAM: preprotein translocase, SecA subunit~PFAM: SecA DEAD domain protein; SecA preprotein cross-linking region; SecA Wing and Scaffold; SEC-C motif domain protein): MFKKLFGGMMDSNEKEIKRIQPLVEEINALEEEFQALSDEALRAKTREFKEKVHEEYRLLSDDIDTLRNQLAVTVGPSERNKIKDRIITLENSCFEEVLPAAFAAVREAARRTLGLRHYDVQMMGGVILHEGRIAEMKTGEGKTLVATLPLYLNSLLGRGAHLVTQNDYLARRDAYWMGPVYDALGVTVASIYPMQTPDEPQPSRIYDPSYNSGGDNDPWQHYRPVSRQEAYAADITYGTSAEFGFDYLRDNMVLDLRNAVQRTDGPFFAIVDEVDNLLIDEARTPLIISAPDVEAGRLYESFAKVVTRLRSGEDYEPKAKERQAELTEEGWIKFENLVRREGLLKADSVYDPQNAFLIRHLRNALAAKEFYHRDRQYVVDRDPDGGRGIVIVDEFTGRKMVGRRYSEGLHQAIEAKEGVKIRQETKTYASITIQNYFRMYDKLCGMTGTALTEAEEFSRIYNLEVVAVPTNRPVIRRDQPDQIYKDLSSKFKAVVREVEETRAAGRPVLLGTVSIENSDLLSDMLKRKGIPHEVLNAKKHEREASVVAEAGKPGAVTVATNMAGRGVDIILGGRLEGYEPLADLKEHLGVELAKLPVDRSRLEQLGSGLRPLEAEITRLQGQVNTKRLEFIQEVKTAPDTVGQSGLPAEIEALEARLAGVAEKYLSLYAEGVEKIVSQLPEKPQKLECDIDTGLCKKVIDRDRQRFRTWLENYVKVVKAGGLHVIGTERHEARRIDNQLRGRAGRQGDPGSSRFFVSLEDDIMRRFGGDMVRGLMERFGFDENTPIENKMISNSIENSQKRVEGYNFDIRKNLVEYDDVVNKHREVIYGERHKILAGADLKANILDMVYEELDAIVDSRLSGLDHHDWDLDGLMTDLGGIMPQPEGFTAENLARMSSEEIVGFLKKSAEDLYDRKEREITPEVMRQIERHLMLRVMDSLWIEHLTFVEHLRLEAGWQTLRQVKAVDAYKNEGFKAFEDLLDGIRHDVVHTIFKVQVVKQGAGGSMPANAQAGQAPLTVTTTAAGNVSSPMQAVATAKNVAPTARDAEGHKVGRNDSCPCGSGKKYKKCCGA
- a CDS encoding conserved hypothetical protein (KEGG: deb:DehaBAV1_0410 hypothetical protein) yields the protein MNDDNEQSIGVTPSAAAAVERLRLAIAAGQHWYPAMLEAAGYWPEEWESLDGRMYRYLIAGEAFDFLLLAERLSAAVPDLVPEKERVELLFESRPPREVTAAEMRRLMGDVRYQQHLNFFYGVTVEEALILTIQDEIRKEERSLVIKGGDTLEESFARIYDRSRTELMKSFRLSRGERPNRSLKLGEFREFTYWLFKYRLRYADKARVASDTKKALNRLKRFPGRSGGPGLEELLGV
- a CDS encoding hypothetical protein (KEGG: hmg:100200722 similar to predicted protein), with the protein product MRSDYVDDAMVKLDDWFKTSLRQIVDPLQEYLLGQRPALKVSVSLSEPTEVLYQTLFEAFNRFPQPELKYLSPLEKQQAFNQFFFYELAVLAWLVLRDRHQFLSFSILTSAAGIILAQFNHHTPAPPGKD
- a CDS encoding Prephenate dehydrogenase (PFAM: Prephenate dehydrogenase~KEGG: deh:cbdb_A423 prephenate dehydrogenase); the encoded protein is MKSIAIVGGYGKMGAWFARLLKQEGHAVTVIGRDKDKLAEAAVNLGVAATDRLETAGRADIVIISVPVDVFGRVCEQLAPHIRPGQLVFDLTSVKVMPVAAMHRNFNRAQVLGVHPAFGPGAESLNGQNVILTPTDEAENRLADEVRDWLTAQGARVRVTSPEEHDRLMSISLGLAHFIAIVTADALISLDKLTEMNSASGITYKALLTLVESVLSEDPSLYASIQLNLPELPEMEKLFGEKADEWAGLVADGRRQDFIDRMSRLKTTLEAANPDFGASYQKLYHLANRRQD
- a CDS encoding Prephenate dehydratase (KEGG: dev:DhcVS_404 chorismate mutase / prephenate dehydratase~PFAM: prephenate dehydratase; Chorismate mutase, type II; amino acid-binding ACT domain protein): MNLEELRRRVDEIDDGIVKLLAERLSVAEAIGREKAAGEVPPQDLGRERAVIEHVTAVGAADGMTPDEVVELYQAIIKLARQRQSRSVAFQGEPGAYSEQAAWQYFGSRASVRPFETLEAVFREVESGAVQFGIIPMENSIEGSISRSYDLMLESSLLVSGELHLRVNHCLIGHPEATLDSVRRIYSHPQALGQCGHFLRQLNFELIPTYDTAGSVKLIKDKQITDGAAIAGERAAAIYGMKILARDIQDNPNNFTRFFAIGRKDAPPSGDDKTSVVFAVKHRPGALYEFLRVLAEHAINLTKIESRPTRKKAWEYNFYMDFEGHRQDANFQAALPQLEEHVLFIKILGSYPRAR